One region of Dryobates pubescens isolate bDryPub1 chromosome 20, bDryPub1.pri, whole genome shotgun sequence genomic DNA includes:
- the GPS1 gene encoding COP9 signalosome complex subunit 1, whose translation MPLPVQVFNLQGAVEPMQIDVDPQEDQQNAPDINYVVENPTLDLEQYASSYSGLMRIERLQFIADHCPQLRVEALKMALSFVQRTFNVDVYEEIHRKLSEATRELQNTPDAVPDSGIEPPPLDTAWVEATRKKALLKLEKLDTDLKNYKGNSIKESIRRGHDDLGDHYLDCGDLSNALKCYSRARDYCTSAKHVINMCLNVIKVSVYLQNWSHVLSYVSKAESTPEIAEQRGERDSQTQAILTKLKCAAGLAELAARKYKQAAKCFLLASFDHCDFPELLSPSNVAVYGGLCALATFDRQELQRNVISSSSFKLFLELEPQVRDIIFKFYESKYASCLKMLDEMKDNLLLDMYLAPHVRTLYTQIRNRALIQYFSPYVSADMRKMATAFNTTVAALEDELTQLILEGLINARIDSHSKILYARDVDQRSTTFEKSLLMGKEFQRRAKAMILRAAVLRNQIHVKSPPREGSQGELTPANSQSRMSTNM comes from the exons ATGCCGCTGCCCGTCCAGGTCTTTAACTTGCAG GGTGCAGTTGAGCCCATGCAGATTGACGTAGATCCACAAGAAGATCAGCAAAATGCACCTGATATCAACTATGTGGTGGAGAACCCCACTCTG GACTTGGAGCAGTACGCGTCCAGCTACAGCGGGCTGATGCGGATCGAGCGGCTGCAGTTCATTGCTGATCACTGCCCACAGCTGCGGGTGGAAGCTCTCAAGATGGCACTGTCATTTGTCCAGAGAACTTTCAATGTTGATGTGTATGAAGAAATCCACAGGAAGTTGTCTGAGGCCACCAG AGAACTGCAGAACACACCTGATGCTGTCCCTGATAGTGGAATTGaaccccctccacttgacacagCGTGGGTGGAAGCTACACGCAAAAAAGCTCTTCTTAAGCTGGAGAAACTTGACACAGACCTGAAAAATTACAAAGGGAACTCCATCAAGGAGAGTATCAG GAGAGGCCATGATGACCTGGGTGATCATTACCTTGACTGTGGGGACCTCAGCAATGCTCTCAAGTGTTACTCGCGAGCCCGTGATTACTGCACCAGTGCTAAACATGTTATCAACATGTGTCTGAATGTCATCAAG GTCAGTGTCTACCTCCAGAACTGGTCTCATGTTCTGAGCTATGTAAGCAAGGCTGAGTCTACACCAGAAATTGCAGAA caaagaggagaaagagacagCCAGACACAAGCAATTCTCACCAAACTGAAATGTGCAGCAG GCTTGGCAGAACTGGCTGCTCGGAAGTACAAACAGGCAGCAAAGTGCTTCTTGTTGGCATCATTTGATCACTGTGATTTCCCTGAG CTGTTATCTCCTAGCAATGTGGCTGTGTATGGTGGTCTCTGTGCCCTTGCTACCTTTGACCGTCAGGAACTACAACGAAATGTTATCTCCAGCAG CTCCTTCAAGTTATTTTTGGAGCTGGAGCCACAGGTTCGTGATATCATCTTCAAGTTTTATGAATCTAAATACGCTTCGTGCCTGAAGATGCTGGATGAGATGAAG GACAACCTGCTGCTGGATATGTACCTGGCGCCTCACGTCAGGACGCTTTATACCCAGATTCGAAATCGTGCCCTGATCCAG taCTTCAGCCCCTATGTGTCAGCAGATATGCGCAAGATGGCCACTGCCTTCAATACCACAGTGGCTGCTCTGGAAGATGAACTTACTCAGCTGATCCTGGAGGGGCTGATCAATGCCAGGATAGACTCTCACAGTAAG ATTCTCTATGCTCGAGATGTAGATCAGCGCAGCACAACCTTCGAGAAGTCTTTGCTGATGGGCAAAGAGTTCCAGCGCCGCGCCAAAGCCATGATCCTGCGGGCCGCTGTCCTGCGCAACCAGATACACGTCAAG TCTCCTCCAAGAGAAGGTAGCCAAGGGGAGCTTACTCCAGCTAACAGCCAGTCCAGGATGAGCACCAACATGTGA